In the genome of Macrobrachium nipponense isolate FS-2020 chromosome 34, ASM1510439v2, whole genome shotgun sequence, one region contains:
- the LOC135207916 gene encoding dnaJ homolog subfamily B member 4-like — protein sequence MGKDYYSILGLSKGASDDDIKKAYRKMALKYHPDKNKSANAEEMFKAVAEAYEVLSDKKKRDIYDQYGEEGLKGGVPGAPGGDGTHFTYTFSGDPRATFQQFFGTNDPFAQFFNMGVDGHGAQIFEEMDVEDDPFVHIMGGGMGGHRMAGGTRRSFSFSPQDAFRPPEGKGHQDPPIIKDLFVSLEDVAQGATKKMKITRNVVGGDGLSRKEEKILTINVKPGWKEGTKVTFEREGDQIPGKIPADIVFVIKDKPNAMFKRDGANVIYTGQISLRQALCGGQIVVPTLDGTTVSLDLSNEIVNPKTTKRLLGYGLPYHKEPNRKGDIIIHFDILFPATLSDSTKEILSEVIPL from the coding sequence ATGGGCAAagattattattcaattttgggTTTGTCTAAGGGTGCCTCTGATGATGACATCAAGAAAGCTTATAGGAAAATGGCACTCAAATATCATCCTGATAAGAATAAATCTGCTAATGCAGAGGAAATGTTCAAAGCAGTTGCCGAAGCCTATGAGGTACTGAGCGATAAAAAGAAGCGAGATATATATGACCAGTATGGcgaagaaggtctgaaaggtggtGTACCAGGAGCCCCAGGTGGTGATGGCACTCACTTCACATACACTTTTTCAGGTGACCCCAGAGCTACCTTCCAACAGTTCTTTGGCACTAATGATCCATTTGCCCAGTTTTTCAATATGGGAGTTGATGGACATGGTGCACAAATCTTTGAAGAAATGGACGTGGAAGATGACCCATTCGTTCATATAATGGGTGGAGGCATGGGGGGACACAGAATGGCTGGCGGCACAAGACGATCCTTTAGTTTTAGTCCTCAGGATGCTTTTAGACCCCCTGAAGGAAAAGGACATCAGGATCCTCCCATCATTAAAGACCTTTTTGTTTCACTAGAGGATGTGGCACAAGgagcaacaaagaaaatgaaaatcacacGCAATGTCGTAGGTGGAGATGGTTTGTccaggaaggaagagaagattcTAACCATAAATGTTAAGCCAGGCTGGAAAGAAGGCACAAAAGTCACCTTTGAGCGAGAGGGTGACCAAATACCCGGAAAGATTCCTGCCGATATTGTCTTTGTAATTAAAGATAAACCAAATGCAATGTTCAAGAGAGATGGAGCAAATGTAATATATACTGGACAGATTTCACTCAGACAAGCACTGTGTGGTGGTCAAATAGTTGTGCCTACATTAGATGGCACCACAGTAAGTCTTGATCTCTCTAATGAGATTGTAAATCCAAAAACCACTAAAAGATTACTGGGGTATGGGTTACCCTATCacaaggaacccaacagaaaggGAGACATAATTATTCACTTTGATATTCTCTTCCCAGCAACACTTAGTGATAGTACCAAGGAAATTTTGTCTGAAGTAATCCCACTTTAG
- the LOC135207774 gene encoding zinc finger MYM-type protein 1-like, which yields MSQVMQHVQKFQICDFMVFVRKGNPEDQQYQSLDEYYRVRVFYVFLDTISQELQRRFKGGDNTTWGILNAFHCTTVQDNWKEPVKEEAFKSLQKLCQFYELEEVDKLRLELKIFYSSFPCLPQNTAATMLNLMKENNVQEILPLMIELLTIYATLPVTTATVERTFSKLKLVKTKLRSLSSEDRLSDLLLLAVEKDITINNSEVISIFKEMAHRRVLL from the exons ATGTCACAAGTAATGCAACATGTACAGAAGTTTCAGATATGTGATTTCATGGTGTTCGTAAGAAAG GGTAATCCTGAGGATCAGCAATATCAATCCTTGGATGAGTACTACCGTGTGAgagtattttatgtgtttttagatACAATATCACAAGAGCTACAAAGAAGATTTAAAGGTGGAGACAACACAACATGGGGTATCCTAAATGCCTTTCATTGCACGACAGTCCAAGataactggaaagaacctgtgaaaGAAGAGGCATTCAAGTcattgcaaaaattatgccagTTTTATGAGTTAGAAGAAGTAGACAAGCTACGGTTGGAATTAAAGATCTtctattcctcatttccttgCCTGCCACAGAACACTGCAGCTACAATGCTCAACctgatgaaagaaaacaatgtccagGAGATATTGCCACTTATGATTGAACTCTTAACAATTTATGCCACTCTACCCGTCACAACTGCAACAGTGGAAAGGACCTTCTCCAAACTCAAGCTGGTGAAGACAAAGCTACGCAGCCTGTCCAGTGAGGACAGGTTATCTGATCTTTTGTTGCTAGCAGTTGAAAAGGATATCACAATCAACAACAGTGAAGTTATCagcatattcaaagaaatggcacacagaagggttctcttataa